In the Helianthus annuus cultivar XRQ/B chromosome 11, HanXRQr2.0-SUNRISE, whole genome shotgun sequence genome, one interval contains:
- the LOC110938666 gene encoding uncharacterized protein LOC110938666: protein MQITKTRSRSQVVSRRAWQILRLALLWARKGGVFVVKKRLMHDLSHFVKSHGQSKKGNGALQYGDRQLSFDATPIIHVRMHRPNSMRFRLPHIPCINPHVDCSDMFEFDDDSVRYSCCEARKSFLIGNGEDYNEEDDDEYDQMCEEQEMGIDVKAEEFIANFYEQLKLQRQLNTRRIH from the coding sequence ATGCAGATTACTAAAACAAGATCAAGATCCCAAGTAGTGAGCCGAAGGGCTTGGCAGATACTCCGGTTAGCATTGTTATGGGCTAGAAAAGGTGGAGTCTTTGTGGTGAAGAAAAGGCTCATGCATGATTTGTCTCATTTTGTCAAGAGCCATGGTCAATCTAAAAAAGGCAATGGTGCACTCCAATATGGTGACAGGCAGCTATCATTTGATGCAACTCCTATCATCCATGTTAGGATGCACCGCCCCAACTCCATGCGCTTCCGCTTGCCTCACATCCCCTGCATTAACCCGCACGTTGATTGTTCGGATATGTTTGAGTTTGATGATGATAGTGTCCGGTACTCATGTTGTGAAGCCAGAAAGAGTTTCTTGATTGGTAATGGTGAAGACTacaatgaagaagatgatgatgaatatgACCAAATGTGTGAAGAACAAGAAATGGGAATTGATGTCAAGGCTGAGGAGTTTATAGCCAACTTCTATGAGCAGCTTAAGCTTCAAAGGCAACTCAACACAAGAAGAATCCACTAA